From the Streptomyces nigrescens genome, one window contains:
- a CDS encoding GPW/gp25 family protein → MSEQFVGAGWSFPLRTDAGGGIALARREREIEESIRLVLATAPGERPMRPEFGCAVHDMVFAPVNEATAGRIRYEVRSSLDRWEPRIEVQDVEVSPAPDDPSVLFIDVRYSVRGTNNPRSLVFPFYVIPSTESPSTASAASTESEA, encoded by the coding sequence ATGAGTGAACAGTTCGTCGGTGCGGGCTGGAGCTTCCCGCTGCGTACCGACGCGGGCGGCGGTATCGCACTGGCCCGCCGGGAGCGGGAGATCGAGGAGTCGATCCGGCTCGTCCTCGCCACCGCGCCCGGTGAGCGCCCGATGCGGCCGGAATTCGGCTGCGCCGTCCACGACATGGTCTTCGCGCCGGTCAACGAGGCGACGGCCGGGCGCATCCGCTACGAGGTGCGGTCCTCGCTCGACCGTTGGGAACCGCGTATCGAGGTCCAGGACGTCGAGGTCAGCCCGGCGCCCGACGATCCGTCCGTGCTGTTCATCGACGTGCGCTACAGCGTGCGCGGCACCAACAACCCGCGCAGCCTCGTCTTCCCCTTCTATGTGATCCCGTCCACGGAATCCCCCTCCACCGCGTCCGCCGCGTCCACCGAAAGCGAAGCCTGA
- a CDS encoding putative baseplate assembly protein has product MALPAPHLDDRRFQQFVDDAKRYIQQRCPEWTDHNVSDPGVTLIEAVAHMADQIVYRLNRVPEKNHLAFLDLLGVTLFPPSAARADVTFWLSAPQPEPVVLPAGTEVATGRTETEEAVVFATEDDLTVVPCELSAVLRQEAGTTPEDCGQDVFGGRDVAVFAAAPQPGDTLLFGLSAAVPRCVAVLQLDSRVDGVGVDPRQPPLRWEAWTADGWAECEVEEDSTGGLNRPGEVVLHIPAGHLVSRVGRTDAAWLRCRVVEAAPGQPFYSASPTVRSASAFTIGGTTRVAHAVVVQDELLGESAGVPGQRIRLAHAPVVADRPPLRLEVSDGDGWHEWQVVPDFASSGPHDRHITLEEATGEIAFGPSVRQPDGSVRQFGAVPAKGSVIRAAHYRTGGGRSGNVARGAIQALRSSIPYVARVENREAARGGVDGETVQEAKVRAPITLRAQERAVTARDYEELARRAAPEAARIACLAVDPAEPSTATPSTAGASGPEAGQTGRTGENAVRVLVVPQAVPDRGGRLRFEQLVPGEELLGRVTQFLDERRPVGTRLAVGPPFYQGVTVVATLHSFRAARADRVRAEALDALYAYLDPLTGGAHGDGWPFGRPLRSGEIFAALQRVPGVELVDEVLLHPADPLTGRRGDATDRIELARSALLFPFDHRVRVIEAR; this is encoded by the coding sequence ATGGCCCTGCCCGCACCCCATCTCGACGACCGTCGCTTTCAGCAGTTCGTCGACGACGCCAAGCGCTACATCCAGCAACGCTGCCCCGAGTGGACCGACCACAATGTCTCGGACCCCGGAGTGACCCTCATCGAGGCCGTCGCCCATATGGCCGACCAGATCGTCTACCGGCTCAACCGGGTGCCGGAGAAGAACCATCTGGCCTTCCTCGACCTGCTGGGCGTCACCCTCTTCCCGCCCTCCGCCGCCCGCGCCGACGTCACCTTCTGGCTCTCCGCCCCGCAGCCCGAGCCGGTCGTGCTGCCCGCCGGGACGGAGGTGGCCACCGGACGGACCGAGACCGAGGAGGCGGTGGTCTTCGCCACCGAGGACGATCTGACGGTCGTGCCCTGCGAACTGTCCGCCGTACTGCGGCAGGAGGCGGGCACCACCCCCGAGGACTGCGGCCAGGACGTCTTCGGCGGCCGCGACGTTGCCGTCTTCGCGGCCGCCCCGCAGCCGGGCGACACCCTCCTGTTCGGGCTGTCGGCGGCGGTGCCGCGGTGCGTGGCCGTGCTGCAGCTGGACAGCCGGGTGGACGGGGTCGGCGTGGACCCGCGCCAGCCGCCGCTGCGCTGGGAGGCGTGGACCGCGGACGGATGGGCGGAGTGCGAGGTCGAGGAGGACTCCACCGGCGGCCTCAACCGGCCCGGCGAGGTCGTGCTGCACATCCCGGCCGGGCACCTCGTCTCCCGTGTGGGCAGGACGGATGCCGCGTGGCTGCGCTGCCGGGTCGTCGAGGCCGCGCCCGGCCAGCCGTTCTACAGCGCCTCGCCGACCGTACGGTCCGCCTCCGCGTTCACCATCGGGGGCACGACGAGGGTCGCGCACGCCGTCGTGGTGCAGGACGAGCTGCTCGGCGAGTCCGCGGGCGTGCCCGGCCAGCGGATACGCCTGGCACATGCACCCGTCGTCGCCGACCGCCCGCCGCTGCGGCTGGAGGTCTCGGACGGCGACGGCTGGCACGAGTGGCAGGTCGTCCCCGACTTCGCGTCCTCCGGCCCGCACGACCGGCACATCACACTGGAGGAGGCGACCGGTGAGATCGCCTTCGGCCCGTCGGTCCGCCAACCGGACGGTTCGGTACGGCAGTTCGGGGCCGTGCCCGCCAAGGGCTCGGTGATACGGGCCGCGCACTACCGCACGGGCGGCGGGCGGTCGGGCAATGTGGCGCGCGGCGCGATCCAGGCGCTGCGCAGCTCGATCCCGTACGTGGCGCGCGTGGAGAACCGGGAGGCCGCGCGCGGCGGGGTCGACGGCGAGACCGTGCAGGAGGCGAAGGTCCGCGCGCCGATCACGCTCCGCGCGCAGGAACGGGCCGTGACCGCCCGCGACTACGAGGAACTGGCGCGGCGCGCCGCCCCGGAGGCCGCCCGGATCGCCTGTCTCGCGGTCGATCCCGCCGAGCCCTCGACGGCCACCCCGAGCACCGCGGGCGCGTCGGGCCCCGAGGCCGGCCAGACCGGCCGGACCGGCGAGAACGCCGTCCGGGTCCTGGTCGTCCCCCAGGCCGTCCCCGACCGCGGCGGCCGGCTCCGCTTCGAACAGCTGGTGCCGGGGGAAGAACTCCTGGGCCGTGTCACGCAGTTCCTCGACGAGCGTCGCCCGGTGGGCACCCGTCTCGCGGTCGGCCCGCCCTTCTACCAAGGCGTCACGGTCGTCGCGACCCTGCACTCCTTCCGGGCGGCGCGGGCCGACCGGGTACGCGCCGAGGCCCTGGACGCGCTCTACGCCTACCTCGACCCGCTGACCGGTGGGGCCCATGGCGACGGCTGGCCCTTCGGCCGTCCGCTGCGCTCCGGTGAGATCTTCGCGGCCCTGCAGCGGGTGCCCGGCGTGGAACTCGTCGACGAGGTCCTCCTGCACCCCGCCGACCCGCTCACCGGCCGCCGCGGCGACGCCACCGACCGCATCGAACTCGCCCGCTCCGCGCTGCTGTTCCCCTTCGACCACCGCGTCCGCGTGATCGAGGCCCGATGA
- a CDS encoding phage tail protein, with protein MRGTPAGMVSPHPLGGQLPAVYADDDFAQRFVEGLDVVLAPLFNVLDCLESYFTPALAPEDFVDWLTTWVGTELDGTEPLATRRRAVATAISLHRVRGTRRGLSDAVQLAFGVRPEIIESGGATWSRRPLGTFPGSPHPGLRVTLRVRDPAAVDPHRLHAVVAAARPAHLPFAAEVTHLPTPEGT; from the coding sequence ATGAGGGGCACCCCCGCGGGGATGGTCTCCCCGCACCCACTGGGCGGACAGCTCCCCGCGGTCTACGCCGACGACGACTTCGCCCAGCGCTTCGTCGAGGGCCTCGATGTCGTCCTCGCCCCCCTCTTCAACGTCCTGGACTGCCTGGAGAGCTACTTCACGCCCGCCCTCGCGCCCGAGGACTTCGTCGACTGGCTGACCACATGGGTCGGCACCGAACTCGACGGGACGGAACCGCTGGCCACCCGCCGCCGCGCGGTGGCCACGGCCATCTCGCTGCACCGGGTACGCGGCACCCGGCGCGGCCTGTCGGACGCCGTCCAACTGGCCTTCGGAGTACGCCCGGAGATCATCGAGAGCGGCGGGGCGACCTGGTCGCGGCGTCCGCTCGGTACCTTCCCGGGCTCGCCGCACCCCGGCCTGCGGGTCACCCTGCGGGTCCGCGACCCCGCCGCCGTCGACCCGCACCGTCTGCACGCCGTCGTCGCGGCGGCCCGCCCCGCACACCTCCCCTTCGCGGCCGAGGTGACCCACCTGCCCACCCCTGAAGGAACCTGA
- a CDS encoding NADase-type glycan-binding domain-containing protein codes for MPSDHTTCPDCGSPAPQTDQSFCDSCGAFLRWDRPAPKPSTTDPDRTAAAPPTPPASAPAPSPAAHPAQSDTTPPPAAPTPTPAPAPATGDGTRPTAAPQQDAGAAPTTPLPSAAANDGDGRNVGQSPSGPDSQGGQHGQHGQDGPTAPRPAGESGVSETGIRALLVPVPGASPTPPPEAPGGVLPGRPEAARPRVRTPHPAPEPEHGAPCRSCGALNAAGRHFCRSCANPLTDTAPDTAEGPYAGQRPRLKRDRGRWITRAVVAAVIVAVVAGGIIGGPPAAQAVQDHFAKRVPVPAALWKASHSGPGQDAKLAFDTYSNTWWGTGYSGNSDGQYLEAGFSQPTDLLNVVITPGVSARTPQAADPARPREFDLIVTDSAGKKHVSHPRINDGGAQSIDVAVRNAMTVRLVLHTAYGATEEKQVAIAELEFFGRSAG; via the coding sequence ATGCCCAGCGACCACACCACCTGCCCCGACTGCGGCTCACCCGCCCCCCAGACGGACCAGTCCTTCTGCGACTCCTGCGGGGCCTTCCTGCGCTGGGACCGCCCGGCGCCGAAGCCATCCACGACGGATCCGGACCGCACGGCCGCGGCCCCTCCCACTCCCCCGGCGTCCGCCCCCGCCCCGAGCCCCGCGGCCCACCCCGCCCAGTCCGACACCACTCCCCCTCCTGCCGCTCCTACTCCTACTCCTGCTCCTGCTCCCGCCACCGGCGACGGCACCCGTCCGACCGCCGCTCCGCAGCAGGACGCGGGCGCCGCCCCGACCACCCCGCTCCCGTCAGCCGCCGCCAACGACGGGGACGGCAGGAACGTGGGACAGTCCCCGTCCGGCCCGGACAGCCAGGGCGGCCAGCACGGCCAGCACGGCCAGGACGGCCCGACCGCCCCCCGCCCGGCTGGTGAAAGCGGCGTCTCCGAAACCGGCATCCGCGCCCTCCTGGTCCCCGTACCGGGCGCCTCCCCCACCCCGCCTCCCGAGGCGCCCGGCGGGGTGCTGCCGGGCCGTCCCGAGGCGGCCCGGCCCCGGGTCCGCACCCCGCACCCGGCCCCCGAGCCCGAGCACGGCGCACCCTGCCGGAGCTGCGGAGCGCTCAACGCGGCAGGCCGGCACTTCTGCCGGAGCTGCGCCAACCCCCTCACCGACACCGCGCCCGACACCGCCGAAGGCCCGTACGCCGGTCAGCGGCCGCGGCTGAAGCGCGACCGCGGCCGGTGGATCACCCGGGCGGTGGTGGCAGCGGTGATCGTGGCCGTCGTGGCCGGGGGCATCATCGGAGGGCCGCCGGCCGCGCAGGCCGTGCAGGACCACTTCGCCAAGCGGGTCCCCGTACCCGCCGCGCTCTGGAAGGCGTCACACTCCGGCCCCGGCCAGGACGCGAAGCTCGCGTTCGACACCTACTCCAACACCTGGTGGGGGACGGGCTACTCGGGCAACTCGGACGGCCAGTACCTGGAGGCCGGATTCAGCCAGCCCACCGACCTGCTCAACGTTGTGATCACCCCTGGGGTTTCCGCCCGCACCCCGCAGGCCGCCGACCCGGCCCGGCCGCGCGAGTTCGACCTGATCGTGACCGACTCCGCGGGCAAGAAGCACGTCTCGCACCCCCGGATCAATGACGGCGGGGCACAGAGCATCGATGTGGCGGTACGGAACGCGATGACCGTACGGCTGGTGCTGCACACCGCGTACGGCGCCACGGAGGAAAAGCAAGTGGCCATCGC